The following DNA comes from Flammeovirgaceae bacterium.
GGGGGTTTACCACCAGGGCCGGGCTGCTGAAGGGCACGGCACCGGCACAACCGGTGGCCGTATTTTTCAACGCGGTAATGGTGACCACATAAGAGCCGGGAACACTTCCCCAATCGGAATAGGGTGGCGAGATGGTGATCCGGCCCAGCCCATCGCTGGGCACATTTGTTTCCACATGGACGTTCCCATTGATATTATAGGTAAAGTCGTAATTGGCCACCACGTCCGGTGCCAGGTCCAAGATGGCGTCCGGGGGGTTGGTGCCCAGCCCGTCATCGCAGACCGCGGCCGTGGCGGTAAAGGAGTCCACCGTAGGCGGAGGGGTAGCGCTTACCACCACTGTTGCCGACCCCGTAATATTCGCGTGGGGGGCAGTAACGGTACAGGTGGGCGTATTGTTGTCTGCTATGGAAAAGATTGTGTAGGTGCCCACCCCGGGGTTGGAGATGGTAAACGGGGAGGTGGTGTTGTTTACAATAGGCTGGTTTGTGCCATTGATGGCGTACACCAGGTCCCATGGCCCCGTGCCCGTAAACGTGAAAACCACATCCGGTGCCGGGTTGCCGGCACAAACAGAGCCCCCTCCCGAAACGTTGGCGGTGGGGAGGGCATTTACCGTTATTTGAATTTCGTTGCTAAAGTCATCGGCACACACGCCAGAAGACACCCTTCTCCTATAGAAGGTGGTGCTGACAAGCACCGGGGGGTCGTAGGTAGCACCATTATTAATGCCTGCGGCAGGGCCAAACCCGACCCCACCCCCTGTGGCGGATTCTTCCCACAAGAAGGTATAGCTTGAGCCATCCCCCCCGCTGGGCGGGGTGGTTTCGCCAAGAATCGCAGGATCCTGGCCAGCACATATCGTTTGCGGGTTGTTGATAGCCCCGGCATTTACGTTCTGGTCTACCGTTACGGTGACAACATTCGAATAGGCTATATTATTTCCTCCTGCCGTACACACCCCGGATGTAACCCTTCTCCTATAGTAAGTGGTTACCACTACCCCGGCTGGAGGATTGTAGGAGGTGCCTACCGCCCCCACGATTGTATTGAAGGGCCCGCCAGCACCAACGGTAGACTCCTCCCATTGGTAGGCATAATTGCTTCCATCGCCACCAGAAGCCAAAGTATTATTGGAGAGGTTACCGGGGTTTCCGGGGGTTTCACAAATGGTCTGGTTGCCATTTATGGCCCCGCCCACCACCGGAACGTCCACCCTTATCTGGAATACATTGGAGTAAGCATCAGCACAGTACCCTGAAGACACCCTTCTTCGGTACCAGGTGGTTTGCACCAATGCAGGGGGATTGTAGGTTAGGCCAGTCGCCCCAACAATATCAGAAAATCCTGCCACCCCACTGGTAGTGGACTGTTCCCATTGGTAATTATAATTGGTCCCGTCCCCGCCCGATGCACTAGTGGCATTGGTAAAAGCTGGTGGGTTGTCACCCGAACAAATGGCCACCACCTGGGTCGTTCCAATTTCATTGGGGTGGTCAATTGCCCCGCCATTGTTCGTATCCGTGATGCGAAAGGTTATGGTCCGTACCGGACTGGTACAATTAAGGCCGGTACCCCATTGCTCTGTGACATAGTAATTAATAACCCTTTCCGCACTTGTAGTGGCTTTCACTAATGCAGGGCTACCTTCGGTTATCGGGTTGAATGTCGCAGAGGTAGTGCTTGATTTTTCCAAATCCGTAAGCCCTGGATCGCGGTACCACCGCAACGTGCTTCCAGCCTGGGTCCGGGTGGCCGTGATGGTAAATGTTCCATTTCCATCCGTATCACAGTGGTTTGCTGTGTAGGCTACAGTAGGAATAGGTGGTGCATCCACAATCTCCACGTAATTTTCAATGGAAACGGGGGCTGGGTTTGCCGGGTTACCTGGGTTATAAGGATTACAAATGTCCCAGTAATCCATTCGAACATAAAAGCGCTGTCCCACGGCCTGGTTGTTTGTCAGGGTTGTGGTTATTTGCCCCATGTAGGTAAGGGCAGTGGCAGCAGTGACTGGGGCTGGGACTGGGATGACCCCGTTAAAATCAGCCATCCCCACACTAGTGGGCGTAAATGCACCCGACACCAAGGTTCCCGTAGCATTGTTATTGGTTACCTGGGTGGTTCCCCCGCCCAAAACTGCCGGAAGCGTAACCCTTATATCGGGAATATTACCGGGTGCCCCATAATTGGTGCTTCCATACACAATTCTAATATTGCGCTGGCTTTCGTTAGGCACCGTTGGCTCAATTGTTGCCCGACAATTTAGCAAGGTGGCATCACTAAATTGCATATTTACGTTAGTGCCTAAACATACCTGGTTTGAGGTTGGCAAGGGAGATGGCTGAAGAGATAAAGCCCCGGAATTTGCATTGTCAGTATCATAGGTTGCAAATAGATTTGCCTGGGCTATACTATTACAAAATCCAAAGCCTCCATAAAATGGTACCACCGTTACATTAAAACTACAATCCGTTGGGTTGGCTGGTGGATAATTCTTTGTCGGGCGAGTAGTTAAAATAACAGCAGGATTAGCACCCGTAAATCCGATGTTATCAATAAAACTAGGGTTTGGCGCCCCAGTGAGATCAGACAAAAAGGGACTAACACTATTATTTGTTGCGTCTCCCCAATTGGTTAAGAATAAAAAACTGCCTAAAACGAAATTGGTACTATTTCTAAATCTCAAACTAACCTTAAACTGCCATTGATAAAAATTCATGACAACAGGAGAGCAAACATCTACAGGTGCATAAGCCCCCTGTTGAAAAAATATCATCTCCGAACAATTGAATGGACTTGTATTCTGCGATGTTTGAAAACCAAACGGGTTAACCCCTGGTGGGTTAAAGTTGCCCCCTCCTGTATACCTCACTGTTAGAACTTCCCCCGGTTTTAAAAATGTTTCGGAAGGCGTGTGGCCCGCAATCCCACTGGCATCAAACTGTATCCTCACCACGTTAGGCCCAAACGTTCCAATCCCCGTGATCGGAACCCCGGTACCGTTAACCCTCACGGTCCATCCTGTACTGAGGGGAGCCCCACTAAAGCTTATTCCAGCATCAAAGGTTACGTCCACTTCCCTTTGCGACAGTGTCTCATGCCGGGCTGAAACAAAATTGGCCTGCCCCATCGCTTCCCCTACCACGAGGCCCAGTGCAAATACGGTAAGGACAAGGGTCTTATAGACGGTGCGCCACTTTGGTTGGTTCATAGGGGAGGACAGGCGATTGTTTATCAACTCGTATATACAATTAGTAAAACCAGTGTAACCAACTTAAATGAAACACGTATAGCCCAAACTTAGGCCAAAATCAGGTAAAAATGAAATTGAAGGTTTCAGGTTCCAGGTTTCAGGTTTCAGGTTTCAAGTTTCAGGTTTCAGGTTGCTTGTTTTGGGAAATTTAGCCTAAAAACCGACTGGGGCCGGTTTGTTAACGCCCCAAATACCCTACCTTTGCCCGCGGAATTTCCAGCCTGCAACAGGGCATCAGGCTGGCCTGGCGGGCGCGGCCTGCCACTTTTGTGCCCTGGCAGGGAACAAGCCCTGCTTTTTAACATTTTTACCGATGTCGTCTGCGAAATACATCTTTGTAACCGGTGGTGTGACTTCTTCCCTGGGGAAGGGCATCATTTCCGCCTCCCTGGGCAAGCTGCTGCAGGCCAGGGGATTTTCCGTCACCATCCAGAAGTTCGACCCCTATATTAATATAGACCCGGGAACGCTCAACCCCTATGAGCACGGGGAATGCTACGTGACCGATGACGGGGCCGAAACCGACCTTGACCTGGGCCACTACGAACGTTTCCTCAACATCCCCACCTCCCAGGCCAACAACATCACCACGGGCCGGATTTACAACAACGTCATCACCAAGGAAAGGAGGGGCGAATACCTGGGGAAGACCGTGCAGGTGGTGCCCCACATCACCGATGAAATAAAACGGAACATCTACCTGCTGGGGGAAAGCGGGAAATACGATTTTGTGATCACCGAGATAGGCGGGTCGATCGGGGACATCGAGTCGCTCCCCTTTGTGGAGGCTGTGCGCCAGGTAAAGTGGGACATCGGCTCCAACAATGCCATCGTCATCCACCTTACCCTTATCCCCTACCTGAAGGCGGCCAAGGAACTGAAGACCAAGCCCACCCAGCATTCCGTGAAACAGTTGCTGGAGGCAGGTATCCAACCGGACATCCTCGTATGCCGGTGCGAGATGGCCCTGCCCCCCGACATCAGGAAAAAGGTGGCCTTGTTTTGCAACGTCCACCTCAACTCCGTCATCGAGGCCATTGACGCGGAGACCATCTACGATGTGCCCATCCTCATGAAGAAGGAGAAGCTGGACGAACGGGTGCTGACAAAACTGAAGGTGCCGCACAAGAACGAGCCCGACCTGGAGCAATGGAAGGCCTTTTTGGGAAAACTGAAAAACCCCGTGGACGAGGTCAACATCGGGCTGGTGGGAAAATACGTGTCGCTGCCCGATGCCTACAAGTCCATTGCCGAAGCCTTTATCCATGCCGGGGCCTACAATGACTGCAAGGTGAACCTGAAATGGATCTCCTCGGAAGACATCACCCCGGAGACGGTGAACGACCACCTCGCCAGCCTGGACGGCATACTGGTGGCCCCCGGCTTTGGCGAGCGCGGCCTGGAGGGGAAGATAGAGGCCATCCGGTACGTGCGCGAAAACAAGGTGCCCTTTCTGGGCATCTGCCTGGGCATGCAGTGCGCGGTGGTGGAGTTTGCCCGCCATGTGCTGCACCTCAACGCCAACACCACGGAGTTGGACCCCAAGGCAAAGCACCCCGTGATCGACCTTATGGAAGAGCAGAAAAAGATCACCGACAAGGGTGGGACCATGCGCCTGGGCGCCTACACCTGCAAGCTGAAAAAGGGGTCCAAAGTATATGCCGCCTACGGCACTTCGACCATACAGGAGCGCCACCGCCACCGGTACGAGTTCAACAACAAGTACCTCGACCAGGTAGAGGAGGCCGGCATGAAAGTGGCGGGCATGAACCCCGACCTCGGCCTGGTGGAAATCGTGGAACTCAAAGACCACCCCTGGTTCATCGGGGTGCAATACCATCCGGAGCTCAAGAGCACCGTGCTCAACCCGCACCCCCTGTTTGTCAAGTTTGTGGAAGCATCAATCAATCATAAGAACGCGTAAGTATAGATTTTTTAAAACATGGATAGAAATTCAGCCATTGGCCTGACACTCATCGCAGTACTGCTCCTTTTGTACTTCAATTATTTTTCGCCCACCCCACCCCCGCCCGCGGACGAAGCCAGCCAGGTGACCGCAGTGGATTCCTCCGCCCATGAAACGCCTTCGCCCGACACCACCCTGGCGGAAGCCCCGCCCGACACCCTGGCGCGGCAACAGTTTGGCGGCCTGTCGGAATTTGCCACCGGCACCGGGAAAACCACTACCATCGAAAACAACGACCTTTCGGTGACGCTGTCCAGCCGGGGCGCGGTATTCACCGAGGTGAGGTTAAAAAAATTCAAGACCTACTACCAGGAGCCCCTTTACCTCGTCACCCCGGGGAGCAACACATTTTCCCTCCTCGCCATGTACGAGGGCCGGCAAGTGGACCTGTTCAAGCTTTACTACCAAGACGAAACGAGGAAGCAGGGGGACTCCACCGTGGTGACGTACACCGCCCAATTGGGGCCAGGGTCGTTCATCCGGCATACCTACACCGTCCCTTCCTCCGGTTATGAAATCGGCTACAGCCTTGAGCTGGCCGGCCTCGCCCCCCTCAGCGGGGACGCCCTCACTTTTGCCTGGAACGACAAGGTGCCCGTGCAGGAGAAAGACCTGACCGACAGCCGCAGGAAAACCACGGTCAACTACTATACCGTGAATGACGGCTTCGACCATTTAACGGAAGCCTCCACCGATGCCCAGGCGGAGGTATTGACCGCCCCGCTCAAGTGGGTGTCGTTCAAACAGAAGTTTTTCATCAGCGCCATCATTGCCAACCGCCCGTTTTCCGGTGGCGAGGTATCCACTTCCGTGCCTGCTGCGGACACCACGATCGTAAAGAACGCCTCCATGAAACTGTACGTGCCCCGGCAGGACGCCACCAACGGGGGGGCACGGTTCAGGTATTTTTTCGGGCCCAACAAATATTCCCTTCTGGGCGGGGTAACGGAGGGCTTTTCCAAAAACCTCAACATCGGATGGCCGCCCATCGTGTGGGTCAACAAGTTTTTGATCATCCCCATTTTCAAGTTTTTGGAAAACTACATCAGCAGTTACGGCATCATTATCATCATATTGGTATTGATCGTAAAGCTCCTCCTGTCGCCCCTTTCCTACAAGTCGTACCTGGGCATGGCCAAAATGAAGCTGCTGAAGCCGGAGCAGGACCTGCTGAAGGAAAAGTATGGCGATGACATGGCCAAGATACAGCAGGAGCAGATGAAGTTGTACCAGCAGGCAGGGGTAAACCCTTTCAGCGGGTGCATTCCTTTGGTGCTGCAGATGCCCATCCTGTTTGCCATGTTTTATTTTTTCCCAGTGAGCATCGAGCTCAGGCAGTCGCCCTTCCTGTGGGCGGAGGACCTCTCCACCTACGACTCGATTGCCCAGTTGCCGTTCACCATTCCCTTTTACGGGTCGCACGTGAGCTTGTTCGTGTTGCTGATGACGGCCTCCACGATGGTGTACACCTGGCAGAACAACCAGATGACGGCCGCCACCGGCCCCATGAAGTCCATGTCGCTCATCATGCCGCTTATTTTCATGTTTGTCCTCAATTCGTTTGCTGCCGGGCTGAGCTTTTATTATTTCGTTTCCAACCTGGTCACTTTTGCACAGCAGGCGATCATCAGAAGGTTTGTGGACGAGGACAAGATAAAGGCCGTTATGGAAGAGCACAAGCGTAAGATCTTGTCGGGGGATGGCAAGAAGTCGAAGTTCATGACCCGGCTGCAGGAGGCCATGAAGGCCAGCGAGGAGGCCAGGCGGAAGGGGAAGAAATAGGTGCCGTGTGGCGCTTAAAGTTTATTCAAAGCCTGCCCGCCAACATACGCGGATAACCTTATATTTGTAGCCCCGGTCCCTAAAAACAAGGATTGGGGCTTTTTTTATTTTAGGAGCGACATACACGAATGGGAAAAATCATTGCCATAGCAAACCAAAAGGGAGGGGTAGGCAAGACCACCTCGGCCATCAACCTGGCTGCGAGCCTTGCCGTGCTGGAGTACAAAACGTTGCTGGTGGATGGCGACCCCCAGGCCAACTCCACTTCGGGGCTGGGGCTCAACCCCAAAGAAATAAAGACGGGCATTTATGAGTGCATGGTGGACGGTGCCGATCCGCACCATGCCATCGTGCAAAACGATTTGAAGTATTTGCACATCCTGCCCTCGCACATCGACCTGGTGGGCGCGGAAGTGGAGATGGTGAGCATAGCGCGCAGGGAGGAGCGCATGCGCGACACGCTGGAAAAAATCAAGGACGACTTTGACTTTATCATTATCGATTGCTCCCCCAGCCTGGGTTTGATCACCATCAACTCCCTGACGGCAGCCGACTCGGTCATTATCCCCGTGCAGTGCGAATATTTTGCCCTGGAAGGGTTGGGGAAGTTGTTGAACACCATCAAGATCATCCAAACCCGGCTCAACCCCAAGCTGGAAATCGAGGGCATCCTGCTTACCTTGTACGACTCCAGGACATCATTGGGCAACCAGGTGGTGCAGGAGGTGAAGACGCATTTTAAGAACATTGCCTTTGACACCATTATCCCCCGGAACGTGAAGTTGAGTGAGGCGCCCAGCTTCGGGCTTCCGGCCATTGTGCATGATGCCGAAAGCAAGGGGGCGGTAAGTTACCTGAACCTTGCCCACGAGATATTGAACAAAAACGGTTTGTCAAAATGAGTAAGAAGAGAAATGCATTGGGGAGGGGGCTTAGCGCGTTGCTCAGCGATACACCGGAGACCGGGAAGCTGGAGGAAGGCGCCCCAGCGCCCGCCACTTCGGGCGTGAACGAAATCCTCCTTTCGGAAATCAAGGTAAACCCCTTCCAGCCCCGTCAGCACTTTGATGAAACCGCCCTGAAGGAGCTGTCCGCTTCCATCCGGGTACACGGCATTATCCAGCCGCTGACGGTGCGGAAACTTTCCCGTAACGAATACCAGTTGATTTCCGGGGAGAGGCGGCTCCAGGCCTCGAAGCTGGCCGGGTTGAAGGCCGTGCCCGCCTATGTGCGGTCGGCCGATGACCAGCAGATGCTGGAGATGGCGCTGATCGAAAACATTCAAAGGGAAAACCTTAACCCCATCGAAATCGCGCTAAGCTACCAGCGCCTGATCTCCGAAATCAATTTAAAGCAGGAAGAACTCGGGGAGCGCGTGGGCAAGAACCGGTCTACCGTGACCAATTACCTGCGCCTGCTCAAGTTGCCGCCCGACATACAAATTGCCCTCCGCGACAACCGGATTTCCATGGGCCATGCCCGGGCGATCATCAACGTGGAAAACCCCGACACGCAGCTCCATATTTTCAAGAAAACGATAGCCGAGGATTTGTCGGTGCGCAAGGTAGAGGAACTGGTAAGGCAGCTGATGGCCGCCCCCGGGGGCACGCCCTCCCGGCCAGGGAAGGAAGGCGGCCCGGGCCCCGGGGCCACACGTGAAATAAAGCAATTGCAGTCCACCCTTTCCACCCACTTTGGCACGAAAGTGAATGTAAAAAGCGATGGAAAAAAAGGGGAAATAAAAATCCCGTTTTACTCTGTGGAAGACCTGAACAGGATATTGGACATCCTCAAAATGTAAAATGGGGAATGAATGGATAGGCGGCTGATTTTCATCCTCTTTCCCCTGCTCCTTCCTTTTGCCGGGTTGGGGCAGTCCGACCGTGACACGCTGGCCACCCTCCCTTCCGATTCGCTGCGGCTGGAGCGCGGCAAAAAGGTGATCACGCTGGAGGCCTATGCCGCCCGGTTCGACCCCCGGAAGGCCCTGCTCTATTCCGCCATTTTTCCCGGTGCCGGCCAGGCCTACAACAAAAAGTACTGGAAGGTGCCCCTGGTGTACGGTGGGTTTGCCACGGGCGTGTTCTTTATCTCCTTTTTTCAGGACCGGTACGTTACCTATAAGGGCGAGCTGTTCGGGCTGCTTGATGACGGCACCCCTGCGCCCTCCGGTTTCAATGAAAAGCAACTGCGCAAGATCGTGGACGATGCCAAGCGGGAGCGGGATTTTTTTACCATCCTCACGGGGTTTTGGTACATCCTGCAAATGGTGGACGCCCATGTGGACGCGCACCTCAAAGAATTTGACCTTAACCCTCAATTGCAGGTGAGGCTGGAGCCCATGGTGGGCCACCACCCCATGAACGGGCAAAGTGCCGGCCTTGCGCTAACCTTTAGGTTCCCATGAAGATCGCCCTCATCGGATATGGAAAAATGGGAAAGGCCATAGAAGCCTTTGCCCTGGGGAGGGGCCATGCCATAGTGGCAAAAGTTGGCCCCCATGACCCTGGGGCGCTTTCCCACCTCAAGGAAGCCGATGTGGCCATAGAATTTTCGCAGCCCCATGCCGCGGTGGCCAACCTGAAGGCCTGCTTCGATGCGCAGGTGCCGGTCGTCTGCGGCACCACGGGGTGGCTGGAGGGGAAAAGCGAAGTGGAAGCCTATTGCCGAAAGCACAACGGCACCTTTTTATATGCCTCCAACTTCAGCCTGGGGGTAAATATTTTTTTTGAACTCAACGCGAAGCTTGCCTCCATGATGGCCGGCCATCCCGGGTACCGTGCGGGTATAGAAGAGACCCACCACGCCCAAAAGAAAGATGCCCCCAGCGGCACCGCCATTACCCTGGCCGAGGGCATCCTCCAGAATATCCCGAGGATAAAGAAATGGACAAACAAAAGCAGCGCGGATGAAACGGAACTGCCCATCCATTCGTTTAGGAAAGACCCCACACCGGGAACGCACCTCGTGAAATACACCAGCCCCACAGACGATATTGAAATCAAACATACGGCACACTCCAGGGATGGTTTCGCCATTGGGGCGCTGCTGGTGGCCGAATGGATCCAGGACAAAAAAGGGGTACTGCAGATGGGCGATTTCCTGAAATCCCAACATTAAACCTAAAAAATACTTTTCTTTGCAAGCTTTAACCCATTAAGACACTGTGACCGCTATCATTACCCTATTGCTGATTTTCCGGGCAGGCATTACCATCGGATACTGGAAGTTGTTTGAAAAGGCCAACGTGGAGGGATGGAAATCCCTGGTCCCCCTCCTCAGCGAGTACTGGGTGGTGAAAATCACCGGCAAGCCCACGTGGTGGGTGCTGTACCTGCTCATCCCGTTGTTCAATATTTTCGCCTTCTACGTGCTGCTGTTTGACCTGCTGCGCTGCTTTGGGAAGAAATCGCTGATGAGCCAGTTCCTCATCATTTTTATTGCGCCCATCTACGTTCCCTACATGGGTTTTAAAAAAGAGGTGCGCTACCTGGGCAAGCTGGGCGAACTGAAGGAGGAAAAAAAATCGGCCTTATCGGAATGGACCGAGGCCATTGCTTTTGCCGTGGTGGCCGCCACCCTTATCCGCTGGCTGATCATGGAGGCGTATACCATTCCTACCCCCTCCATGGAAAACTCCCTGCTGGTAGGGGACTTTTTGTTTGTAAGCAAATTCCACTATGGCACCCGCACCCCCAAGACCCCGTTGCAGGTGCCCCTTACCCACCAGAAAATTTGGTTCACGGACCTGCCGTCCTATTCGGACTGGGTACAATTGCCGCAATACCGCCTGCCGGGCATAAACAAGGTGCACCGCAGCGATGTGGTCGTATTCAACGTGCCGCCCAAGGAGTTGAACGATGGCAAGGATTACCCGGTGGACCTAAAAACCAACTACATCAAACGCTGCGTGGCCCTGCCGGGGGACGTGCTGAAAATCGTTGACAAGCAGGTGGTGGTGAACGGAACGCCCCTGCCCAACCCCCCGGAGATGGAATTCAGTTATTTGGTCACTTCAAAAGACGAGATCAACGAGCGCAACCTGGACCGGCTGGGGATCGACCCTGAGGATTACAGTTTCCTGGGAAGGCCAGAGGAGGGCAAGGCGGTGTACCAGATGTTCCTCACCGCCCAGATGGCCGAAGAGATCAGCAAGCTCACCTATATTATTTCCGTGGGGGAAGACTACCGCATGGGCGGGGGCGCTGACCCGAGGATTTTCCCCCATTCGAAATACAGCCAGTGGAATGCCGACAACTACGGCCCCCTCACCATCCCAAAGAAAGGGATGACCATCAGCATCAACGATTCCACCCTGGCCTTCTATGGCAACACCATCAAGCTATACGACCACAATGATGACGTGGTGCTCACCGACAGCACCTTGACCATTGCAGGAAAGGCCGTGGGGGAATATACCTTCAAACAAAACTATTACTTTATGATGGGCGACAACCGGCACAATTCCCTGGACTCCCGGTTTTGGGGGTTTGTGCCGGAAGACCACATTGTAGGAAAAGCCTTCTTTATCTGGTTGTCGATAAACAAATATGGCGGGTTGCTGGACAGGATCCGGTGGAACCGGTTTTTCAAGATGATTGATTAGGTGTTGGTTTTAGGTTTTAGGTTTTAGGTTTCAGGTTTCAGGTTTCAGGTTTCAAGTTTAAGGTTGAAGGTTACCATTCAATTTCCTTGAGGCCTTTGCTTTTCAGGTAGGCGTTGGTTTTGCTGAACGGCCTGCTGCCGAAGAAGCCCCGGTCTGCCGAGAAGGGGGAAGGGTGTGGCGACATGATCACCTGGTGTTTGGAGCGGTCGATCACCTCCCCTTTTTTACGGGCATAGGCGCCCCACAGGACAAAGACCACGTTTTCCTTTTCGTCCGATATTTTTTTGATGACCGCATCGGTAAATTCCTCCCAGCCTTTTTTCTGGTGGGAGCCGGGCGAGGCGGCCCGGACGGTGAGCGTGGCATTGAGCAACAACACCCCCTGTTGTGCCCAACGCCCCAAATCCCCTGAAGGCGGAAGGGGCTTTCCCAGGTCGTTTTGCACCTCTTTAAAGATATTCATCAGCGAAGGCGGGAACCGTACCCCATCGCGCACGGAAAAACACAGGCCATTGGCCTGGCCGGGGCCGTGGTACGGGTCCTGCCCCAATATCACCACTTTCACCCCGTCAAACCCGCACTTGTCGAAGGCGCTGAAAATCTCCCTGCCCGGGGGGAAAACGGTATGTTTGCCATACTCTTCCTTTACAAAACCCGCCAGTTCCCGGAAGTAATCCTTTTCAAACTCCTCCCGGAGCCGTTCTTTCCACGAAGGTGCAATCCTGATATCCATGCCCATGCAACTATTTTTTGGCCTTTGAACTTTTATTTAGTGGGTAGTAAAATAGAAAAAATTAATATTTTTGACCGAAATGGTAACCGAAATCACACAAGGCATTAAAGTGAGCGTGGAAACGGAGTATCAGCCCTCGTACTCCAGCCCCAGCCAGTACCACTATGTCTTTACCTATAAGATCACCATTGAAAACCAGGGCGCGTTTACCATCCAGTTGTTGAGGAGGCACTGGAGCATATTTGATGCCGGCTTCAGCCCCCGGGAAGTGGACGGGGAAGGCATTGTGGGCCAGCAGCCGGTATTGGAGCCCAACCAATCCCACCAATACGTTTCGGGGTGCAACCTCAAATCGGGCATTGGCAAAATGGTGGGCACCTACCTGATGGAGCGCATCGTGGACGGCACGCGCTTCGAAGTGGCCGTTCCGGAATTTCATATGGTCGCGCCCTTGCGGCTCAACTGATATGGCGGGCACCATAACCTTCCGTACCCGGGTTTGAACCTACAGCCACTTGCCTCCTACCTGTCGCATTGGCTGCACCGTGTGGACGAACATTCCATCCACTCCCCCTTCTTTTTCGATTTTTATAACCAGGTGATAAAGAAAAGCAGGAAGGCCACCGGCCATCCCCGCATTGAACGGCTTAGGAATACCCTCCTGAAGGACCAAACCCCCGTCCCCAACGATGACCCGGGGGCAGGGCCACGGTTGGATAAAAAGGGGAAAAAGACGATTTCCAGGATAGCCAAAAACAGCCTGAGCCCCCCCTGGGCCTCCCGGCTGTACCAGCGCATCATCCAATACAACGATTCGAAAAACATAGTGGAGCTCGGCACTTCCCTGGGGCTCAACACCCTTTACCTGGCCGAAAAGGAAGGCGCCAGGGTAAGCACTTTTGAAGGAAGCACAGCATTGGCCCACATGGCGCTTACGCACTTTGGGCTTTTTGAAAAGGAAAACATCAACCTGATAGAGGGCAACATTGACCGGACCCTTCCCGAATTCCTGCAAAACACGGGGAAAATAGATTTTGCCTTAATGGATGCCAACCATCGCCACGAGCCCACCCTCCGTTATTTCAACCTGCTGGCCAGGCGGCTAACCGACAAGTCCATTTTGG
Coding sequences within:
- a CDS encoding uracil-DNA glycosylase, which gives rise to MDIRIAPSWKERLREEFEKDYFRELAGFVKEEYGKHTVFPPGREIFSAFDKCGFDGVKVVILGQDPYHGPGQANGLCFSVRDGVRFPPSLMNIFKEVQNDLGKPLPPSGDLGRWAQQGVLLLNATLTVRAASPGSHQKKGWEEFTDAVIKKISDEKENVVFVLWGAYARKKGEVIDRSKHQVIMSPHPSPFSADRGFFGSRPFSKTNAYLKSKGLKEIEW
- the apaG gene encoding Co2+/Mg2+ efflux protein ApaG — translated: MVTEITQGIKVSVETEYQPSYSSPSQYHYVFTYKITIENQGAFTIQLLRRHWSIFDAGFSPREVDGEGIVGQQPVLEPNQSHQYVSGCNLKSGIGKMVGTYLMERIVDGTRFEVAVPEFHMVAPLRLN
- a CDS encoding class I SAM-dependent methyltransferase gives rise to the protein MNLQPLASYLSHWLHRVDEHSIHSPFFFDFYNQVIKKSRKATGHPRIERLRNTLLKDQTPVPNDDPGAGPRLDKKGKKTISRIAKNSLSPPWASRLYQRIIQYNDSKNIVELGTSLGLNTLYLAEKEGARVSTFEGSTALAHMALTHFGLFEKENINLIEGNIDRTLPEFLQNTGKIDFALMDANHRHEPTLRYFNLLARRLTDKSILAVDDIHWSREMERAWETLHRHELVYGSIDLYRCGLLFFDPALNKQHFILSA